In the Choloepus didactylus isolate mChoDid1 chromosome 5, mChoDid1.pri, whole genome shotgun sequence genome, one interval contains:
- the LOC119534524 gene encoding 40S ribosomal protein S7-like — protein MNSDLKTQLRELNITAVKETEVGGSRKAIIIFVPVPQLKSFQKIQVWLVCELEKKFSGKHTVFIAQRRILPKPTRKSHTQNKQKCPRSHTPTAIHDAILEDLVFPSETVGKRIHVKLDSSRLIKVHLDKASRTMQNTRLKLFLVCIRNSLARMLF, from the coding sequence ATGAACTCAGACCTAAAGACTCAGTTAAGGGAGCTGAATATAACAGCAGTCAAGGAAACTGAAGTTGGAGGTAGCCGGAAAGCTATTATAATCTTTGTTCCCGTTCCTCAATTGAAGTCTTTCCAGAAAATCCAAGTCTGGCTAGTATGTGAATTAGAGAAAAAGTTCAGTGGAAAGCACACCGTATTTATTGCTCAGAGGAGAATTCTGCCTAAGCCAACTCGAAAAAGCCATACACAAAATAAGCAAAAGTGTCCCAGAAGCCATACTCCAACAGCTATACACGATGCAATACTTGAAGACCTGGTATTCCCAAGTGAAACTGTGGGCAAAAGAATCCATGTAAAACTGGACAGCAGCCGGCTTATAAAGGTTCATTTGGACAAAGCCAGCAGAACAATGCAGAATACGAGGTTGAAACTTTTTCTGGTGTGTATAAGAAACTCACTGGCAAGGATGTTATTTTGA